A single window of Pseudomonas lijiangensis DNA harbors:
- a CDS encoding polynucleotide adenylyltransferase PcnB: MLKKLFQSFRSPVRKPQQHTRTTPEVLNSSQHSLQRSQFSRHAVNIVERLQNAGYQAYLVGGCVRDLMLNIEPKDFDVATSATPEQVRAEFRNARIIGRRFKLVHIHFGREIIEVATFRANHPQDEEEEDSNQSSRNESGRILRDNVYGTLEEDAQRRDFTINALYYDPVSERVLDYANGVHDIRNRLIRLIGDPEQRYKEDPVRMLRAVRFAAKLDFGIEKHSTLPIRPLAPMLRDIPSARLFEEVLKLFLSGHAEPTFEMLVDLELFEPLFPASSKALEYNPTYTHTLISNALINTDLRIRQNKPVTPAFLFAALLWPALPAKVLRLQERGMPPIAAMQEAAHELIIEQCQRIAIPKRFTMPIREIWDMQERLPRRSGKRADLLLDNPRFRAGYDFLLLRETAGEQTDGLGEWWTDYQDCNDSQRRDMIRDLGNKPEATGTGPRKRRRSSGAKRKRDAEASGE; the protein is encoded by the coding sequence ATGCTGAAGAAGCTGTTCCAGTCATTCCGTTCCCCAGTGCGTAAACCGCAGCAACACACGCGCACCACGCCTGAAGTGCTCAATAGCAGTCAGCACTCGCTGCAGCGCAGCCAGTTCAGCCGTCATGCGGTCAATATCGTCGAGCGCCTGCAAAACGCTGGCTACCAGGCCTATCTGGTCGGTGGTTGCGTGCGCGACCTGATGCTCAACATCGAGCCCAAGGATTTCGACGTAGCAACCAGCGCCACACCTGAACAGGTGCGTGCAGAGTTCCGTAACGCCCGGATCATTGGCCGCCGCTTCAAGCTGGTCCATATCCACTTTGGCAGGGAAATCATCGAAGTTGCGACCTTCCGCGCCAATCATCCTCAGGACGAGGAAGAAGAGGACAGCAACCAGTCCTCGCGCAATGAAAGCGGCCGCATCCTGCGTGACAACGTCTATGGCACGCTGGAAGAAGACGCCCAGCGCCGGGACTTCACGATCAACGCGCTGTATTACGATCCGGTCAGCGAGCGGGTGCTCGATTACGCCAACGGCGTACACGACATTCGCAACCGCCTGATCCGCCTGATCGGCGACCCCGAGCAGCGTTACAAGGAAGACCCGGTGCGCATGCTGCGCGCCGTGCGTTTCGCAGCCAAGCTGGACTTCGGTATCGAAAAGCACAGCACCCTGCCGATTCGCCCGCTGGCGCCGATGCTGCGTGATATCCCGTCGGCCCGTCTGTTCGAGGAAGTGCTCAAGCTGTTCCTGTCCGGCCACGCCGAGCCCACCTTTGAAATGCTGGTGGATCTGGAGCTGTTCGAGCCCCTGTTCCCGGCCAGCTCCAAGGCCCTGGAATACAACCCGACCTACACCCATACCCTGATCAGCAATGCCTTGATCAACACCGACCTGCGCATCAGGCAGAACAAGCCGGTAACACCGGCGTTCCTGTTCGCTGCTCTGCTCTGGCCAGCCTTGCCTGCCAAGGTGCTGCGCCTGCAAGAACGCGGCATGCCACCGATTGCGGCCATGCAGGAAGCCGCGCACGAGCTGATCATCGAGCAATGCCAGCGCATCGCCATTCCAAAACGTTTCACCATGCCGATCCGCGAGATCTGGGACATGCAGGAACGTCTGCCACGCCGCTCCGGCAAACGCGCCGACCTGCTGCTCGACAATCCACGCTTCCGTGCCGGTTACGACTTCCTGCTGCTGCGCGAAACCGCTGGCGAGCAGACCGACGGTCTGGGCGAGTGGTGGACCGATTATCAGGACTGCAACGACAGCCAGCGCCGCGACATGATTCGTGACCTTGGCAACAAGCCCGAAGCCACCGGCACAGGCCCTCGCAAGCGTCGTCGCAGCAGCGGTGCCAAACGCAAACGGGACGCCGAGGCGTCCGGTGAGTAA
- a CDS encoding sigma-54-dependent transcriptional regulator, giving the protein MPHILIVEDETIIRSALRRLLERNQYEVSEAGSVPEAQERFNIPSFDLIVSDLRLPGAPGTELIKLGEGKPVLIMTSYASLRSAVDSMKMGAVDYIAKPFDHDEMLQAVARILRDRQTSSSQQAERSAPAKANGADKGTAQNGEIGIIGSCPPMLDLYSKIRKVAPTDSNVLVQGESGTGKELVARALHNLSRRAKAPMISVNCAAIPESLIESELFGHEKGAFTGASAGRAGLVEAADGGTLFLDEIGELPLEAQARLLRVLQEGEIRRVGSVQSQKVDVRLIAATHRDLKTLAKNGEFREDLYYRLHVIALKLPALRERGNDVLEIARAFLVRQSARAGRNDLKFAPDAEQAIRHYSWPGNVRELENAVERSVILCENPEISADLLGIDIELDGLDDDEYMGLAPLPASANSTNSEPTEDLSLEDYFQHFVLEHQDHMTETELARKLGVSRKCLWERRQRLGIPRRKGVANET; this is encoded by the coding sequence ATGCCGCATATTTTGATCGTCGAAGACGAAACCATTATCCGCTCGGCCCTGCGCCGTCTGCTTGAGCGTAACCAGTACGAAGTCAGCGAGGCAGGTTCGGTACCCGAGGCTCAGGAGCGTTTCAATATCCCCTCGTTCGACCTGATCGTCAGCGACCTGCGACTGCCTGGCGCTCCAGGCACCGAACTGATCAAGCTCGGTGAAGGCAAGCCCGTACTGATCATGACCAGCTATGCCAGCCTGCGCTCGGCCGTGGACTCCATGAAAATGGGCGCGGTGGATTACATCGCCAAACCCTTTGACCACGATGAAATGCTGCAGGCCGTTGCGCGGATCCTGCGTGATCGTCAGACCAGCTCCAGCCAGCAGGCTGAACGCAGCGCGCCCGCCAAAGCCAACGGTGCCGACAAGGGCACTGCGCAGAACGGCGAGATCGGCATCATCGGCTCCTGCCCGCCCATGCTCGATCTTTACAGCAAGATTCGTAAAGTCGCGCCCACAGACTCCAACGTTCTGGTCCAGGGCGAGTCCGGGACCGGCAAGGAACTGGTCGCCCGCGCCCTGCACAACCTTTCTCGTCGCGCCAAGGCTCCGATGATTTCCGTGAACTGCGCAGCGATTCCCGAATCCCTGATCGAGTCCGAGCTGTTCGGCCATGAAAAAGGCGCCTTTACCGGTGCCAGCGCAGGTCGCGCAGGCCTGGTTGAAGCGGCCGATGGCGGCACCCTGTTTCTCGACGAAATCGGTGAGTTGCCTCTGGAAGCACAGGCCAGACTCTTGCGCGTTCTGCAGGAAGGCGAGATTCGTCGCGTCGGCTCCGTGCAGTCACAGAAGGTCGATGTGCGCCTGATCGCCGCGACCCACCGGGACCTCAAGACCCTGGCCAAGAATGGCGAATTTCGCGAAGACCTTTATTACCGTCTGCACGTGATCGCGCTGAAACTGCCTGCATTGCGCGAACGCGGTAACGACGTGCTCGAAATCGCCCGCGCCTTTCTGGTTCGCCAAAGCGCCAGGGCTGGCCGCAACGATCTGAAGTTTGCCCCCGACGCCGAACAGGCCATCCGTCATTACAGCTGGCCGGGTAACGTACGGGAGCTGGAAAACGCCGTGGAACGCTCGGTGATTCTGTGCGAGAACCCGGAAATCTCTGCCGACCTGCTGGGTATCGACATCGAGCTCGACGGGCTGGATGACGACGAGTACATGGGCCTGGCGCCACTCCCCGCTTCGGCGAACTCCACCAACAGCGAGCCTACCGAAGACCTGTCGCTGGAAGACTACTTCCAGCACTTCGTCCTGGAACACCAGGATCACATGACAGAGACCGAACTGGCACGCAAACTGGGCGTCAGCCGCAAGTGCCTGTGGGAACGCCGCCAGCGACTGGGCATTCCGCGCCGCAAAGGGGTCGCCAACGAAACCTGA